From the Polyangiaceae bacterium genome, one window contains:
- a CDS encoding protein kinase: MAICPKCRKQYPDGVHACADDGVTLIPDVAAQALDKDLAAGQLVGEYRVEAKLGEGGFGSVYRAVQPVIGKPVAIKVLNRELSSNPEMVSRFVDEARAVNQIRSRHIIDIFAFGALPDGRQYFVMELLDGVTLEEHLHQHGRLSPGDAAQILRSVARALDAAHAAGVVHRDLKPENIFLVREDDGTMIPKLLDFGIAKLAGDKGSAKTRTGVPMGTPYYMSPEQCRGEKIDHRTDIYSLGVVTHQLITGALPFTADSFMQVLFKHASEPPPLPSAVCPDLGTRYDAPILAMLSKLPDQRPSRASQAIESFAACVPSGATLNEFSAGATVPAHVVVGAATPADLASLRGAGVPDFGERTAPPLETHAATRASKGPWLAVGGLVAVLAVGAAAFALTRAAPTPAPSAGPDISAVAVASTPAPAASPEVAPAPTPEPPSKVVLDIQSEPKAVEVYLGEVKLGALPGDTIKVERGDEEITLTLKAEGYEDSSLRVKPRADAVLSAKLKKLARSAPAPAPAQPKPKPTVAVPGLEF, translated from the coding sequence ATGGCGATTTGTCCGAAGTGCCGCAAGCAGTATCCCGACGGGGTGCATGCCTGCGCGGACGACGGGGTGACGCTGATTCCCGACGTCGCCGCTCAGGCGCTCGACAAGGACTTGGCCGCCGGGCAGCTCGTCGGCGAGTACCGCGTCGAAGCCAAGCTGGGGGAGGGCGGTTTTGGCAGCGTATATCGTGCGGTGCAACCGGTGATCGGCAAGCCCGTCGCGATCAAGGTGCTCAATCGCGAGTTGTCCAGCAACCCCGAGATGGTGTCGCGCTTCGTGGACGAGGCGCGCGCGGTGAATCAAATCCGCAGCCGACACATCATCGACATCTTCGCCTTCGGGGCGCTACCAGACGGCCGTCAGTACTTCGTGATGGAGCTGCTCGACGGGGTCACGCTGGAAGAGCATCTGCACCAGCATGGCCGGCTCTCGCCGGGCGACGCCGCCCAGATCCTGCGAAGTGTGGCGCGTGCCCTGGACGCCGCACACGCCGCCGGGGTCGTGCACCGGGACCTCAAACCCGAGAACATCTTCTTGGTTCGAGAAGACGACGGCACCATGATCCCGAAGCTCTTGGATTTCGGCATCGCCAAGCTGGCCGGCGACAAGGGGAGTGCCAAGACGCGCACGGGTGTTCCCATGGGCACGCCCTACTACATGTCGCCGGAGCAGTGTCGGGGCGAGAAGATCGACCATCGCACCGACATCTACTCCTTGGGTGTCGTGACGCATCAACTCATCACCGGCGCGCTGCCCTTCACTGCGGACTCTTTCATGCAGGTGTTGTTCAAGCACGCCAGCGAGCCCCCGCCGCTGCCGTCGGCGGTGTGCCCGGATCTCGGGACGCGGTACGACGCACCAATTCTCGCCATGCTGTCCAAGTTGCCCGATCAGCGGCCGAGCCGAGCCAGCCAGGCGATCGAGAGCTTTGCGGCGTGCGTCCCGTCCGGGGCCACCCTCAACGAGTTCTCGGCCGGTGCCACCGTTCCAGCTCATGTCGTAGTGGGTGCTGCCACCCCCGCAGATCTGGCGTCCCTACGCGGCGCAGGCGTTCCGGACTTTGGCGAGCGCACCGCGCCGCCTCTGGAGACTCACGCGGCGACGCGCGCCAGCAAGGGGCCGTGGCTCGCCGTCGGCGGACTGGTCGCGGTTCTAGCTGTCGGAGCCGCTGCGTTCGCGCTGACGCGAGCCGCGCCGACTCCCGCGCCGTCGGCGGGTCCGGACATCAGCGCCGTGGCCGTCGCGTCCACGCCCGCGCCGGCCGCCAGCCCGGAGGTGGCACCAGCACCGACACCAGAGCCCCCGAGCAAAGTGGTCCTCGACATTCAGTCAGAGCCGAAAGCCGTCGAAGTCTACCTGGGCGAGGTGAAACTGGGCGCCCTGCCTGGCGACACGATCAAGGTGGAACGCGGCGACGAGGAGATCACACTGACGCTAAAGGCCGAGGGCTACGAGGACAGCAGCTTGCGAGTCAAGCCACGTGCCGACGCGGTGCTTTCGGCGAAGCTGAAGAAGCTCGCGCGCTCCGCGCCTGCGCCTGCCCCCGCACAGCCCAAACCCAAGCCCACCGTCGCAGTCCCCGGACTCGAGTTCTGA
- a CDS encoding PEGA domain-containing protein, with protein sequence MIKPILNLCVASLLMASAASGQGGSGDARAFFNIGAKAYQAGKYADAISAFEEAYKREQRPGLLFSLAQAHRMQFFRDSDPGRLRDAVKYYREYLAREPNGKRAGESTEALEKLVPLLERMSETDTGGVATPTRGTKPRVMVSSPTEGAKIFFDGKAVDGATYIAEVTPGRHKVAIRAEGYEDYNRDVVVDPVGGAPPIDVELVEKPAQLRVVAPEGAEIAVDGRFIGLAPQPPIKLTKGRHFLAVTTNGKRAFTKTLTLTRGQQLQLTADLESTGQRTAAWVTLGAGAGALVGSGVLAALSVGAQSDAQGILDDASDHGNLNASERTAYEDARGRRDDYRLASFIAGGAGLALVGTSIVLFSFDEPRVQVPEFDRSSDTPTKSKPATPSSMEVSLAPAFGPHGSALSLRGRF encoded by the coding sequence ATGATCAAACCCATCCTGAATCTGTGTGTCGCCTCCTTGTTGATGGCCTCCGCCGCGAGCGGGCAGGGAGGCAGCGGTGATGCGCGCGCCTTCTTCAACATCGGCGCGAAGGCCTATCAGGCCGGCAAGTATGCTGACGCCATCAGCGCCTTCGAGGAAGCGTACAAGCGTGAGCAGCGGCCGGGCCTGCTGTTCTCTCTCGCGCAGGCTCACCGTATGCAGTTCTTCCGCGACAGCGATCCCGGTCGTTTGCGCGATGCGGTGAAGTACTACCGCGAGTACCTCGCGCGGGAGCCCAACGGCAAGCGCGCTGGGGAGTCCACGGAGGCGTTGGAGAAGCTGGTCCCACTGTTGGAGCGCATGAGCGAAACGGACACCGGTGGTGTGGCCACACCCACCCGGGGTACGAAGCCGCGTGTGATGGTGAGTTCTCCCACCGAGGGCGCGAAAATCTTCTTCGATGGCAAAGCGGTGGACGGAGCCACCTACATTGCCGAGGTCACGCCCGGTCGCCACAAGGTAGCGATCCGAGCTGAAGGCTACGAGGACTACAATCGCGACGTGGTGGTCGATCCCGTGGGTGGAGCACCGCCCATCGACGTGGAACTGGTGGAAAAGCCCGCGCAGCTGCGGGTGGTCGCACCCGAGGGAGCCGAGATTGCCGTGGATGGGCGCTTCATCGGTCTGGCACCCCAGCCGCCCATCAAACTGACCAAGGGCCGACATTTTCTGGCGGTCACGACCAACGGCAAGCGCGCCTTCACCAAGACGCTGACGCTGACGCGGGGGCAGCAGCTTCAGTTGACCGCAGATCTGGAATCCACGGGGCAGCGCACGGCAGCTTGGGTGACGCTTGGGGCGGGAGCGGGCGCGCTGGTCGGAAGCGGTGTTTTGGCTGCGCTATCCGTCGGCGCGCAGTCGGACGCCCAAGGGATTCTCGATGACGCATCGGACCACGGCAATTTGAACGCAAGTGAGCGTACTGCCTACGAGGACGCGCGAGGGCGTCGAGACGACTATCGCCTGGCGTCGTTCATCGCTGGCGGCGCCGGTCTGGCTCTGGTCGGCACGTCGATCGTGCTCTTCTCCTTCGACGAGCCGCGCGTTCAAGTTCCTGAGTTTGACCGCTCCTCCGACACACCGACGAAGTCGAAGCCCGCGACGCCGAGTTCCATGGAGGTGTCCCTGGCGCCCGCCTTTGGTCCCCACGGCTCTGCCTTGTCCTTGCGAGGGCGGTTCTGA
- a CDS encoding transglycosylase SLT domain-containing protein, with protein MKRLACVIALAACSAQQTPREQAPPPPLTQSASAPAKVTTAVSSSVDSVSLETFQPLLSLPELRAVRRALDAEDPRRAATAIKQRLAKVPSGSLESLRLQFLLGRVLQGAGEVAAAAEAYRAASNSPWPLRDHAWFFLAKIALGRGDYQVALEHFSKVTRGQPIFEEARAARADALAGLGKWDEAIESWQEREKSGGLDNSTALKLARALLERSKRGASVADATEAVRLARRVAADTAGQSDSRQAEALSKLALERLPAAERARFSRPTAEEQLIRVGALSRAREHEAAERTANELLTALSPKDRYQHAGCEALILRGKAISAQRETGRAADSLKDALARCKEPDQRARALYLAGRFAARDGRHAQAVQHFAQLEKELPKHRLADDARMLRALAYFDMGVEARFTELLAAMPQDYPDGDMMLDGVFRLAMRRVEKGDWSGAASILDRAAEMVSARDSARGTEFSGRERYFRARAWIETGEKDRGYAELEAMVRELPLSYYMLHAYTRLVERDPFGAKRLRDEAAQKSAAEPFTFPQRPELASVGFQRAMELLRQSEFELAREEIEALGLVKPGAAPELLWAIALLYARSGSAQDAHQVTRGLLTDWLSRWPAGDWVKAWELAFPRPYRDMVVRASTKNQVPEALVYAIMREESAFDPRAESPADAHGLMQLIVPTARLLAKPVGLPYDPASLKRPRVNIALGTRGLAELGQTFRQNPVLAIPGYNAGPGRPRRWLRERPSMDFDVWVESIPYNETRRYTKRVLASRAAYAYLYAPDLADEMMVLPLRLTP; from the coding sequence GTGAAGCGTCTGGCCTGTGTCATCGCGCTGGCTGCGTGCTCTGCCCAGCAGACGCCAAGGGAGCAGGCTCCACCGCCCCCGCTCACTCAGTCGGCGAGCGCGCCTGCGAAGGTCACGACCGCCGTCTCGAGTTCGGTCGACTCGGTGTCCTTGGAGACGTTCCAGCCGCTTCTGTCGCTGCCCGAACTCCGAGCCGTCCGCCGCGCCTTGGATGCCGAGGATCCTCGCCGCGCAGCGACGGCCATCAAGCAAAGACTGGCAAAGGTGCCGAGCGGCAGTCTCGAGTCTCTTCGACTGCAGTTCCTGCTGGGCCGGGTGCTGCAGGGGGCCGGTGAAGTGGCCGCGGCTGCCGAGGCCTACCGCGCCGCATCGAACAGTCCGTGGCCCTTGCGAGACCACGCATGGTTCTTCCTCGCCAAGATCGCCTTGGGGCGGGGGGACTACCAAGTTGCTTTGGAGCACTTCTCGAAGGTCACGCGCGGTCAGCCGATCTTCGAAGAGGCGCGGGCGGCGCGGGCGGACGCCCTGGCAGGCCTTGGCAAATGGGATGAGGCCATCGAATCGTGGCAAGAGCGCGAGAAGAGCGGCGGGCTCGACAACTCGACCGCGCTGAAGCTCGCACGGGCTTTGTTGGAGCGCAGCAAGCGCGGGGCCTCGGTGGCCGACGCCACAGAGGCTGTGCGCCTGGCCCGGCGCGTCGCGGCCGACACCGCGGGGCAGAGCGACTCGCGGCAAGCCGAAGCGCTCTCCAAGTTGGCGTTGGAGCGCTTGCCAGCCGCTGAACGGGCTCGCTTCAGCCGACCCACTGCGGAAGAACAACTGATTCGTGTGGGAGCGCTGTCCCGTGCGCGCGAGCACGAGGCCGCAGAACGCACTGCCAACGAACTGCTCACGGCACTGAGCCCCAAGGATCGCTACCAGCATGCCGGTTGTGAAGCACTGATCTTGCGCGGCAAAGCCATCTCCGCACAGCGGGAGACGGGTCGCGCTGCCGATTCGCTCAAGGACGCTCTCGCGCGCTGCAAGGAACCCGACCAGCGCGCTCGCGCCCTGTACCTGGCGGGACGCTTCGCTGCACGGGATGGACGTCACGCACAGGCGGTGCAGCATTTCGCTCAGTTGGAGAAAGAGCTGCCCAAGCATCGCCTGGCGGACGACGCGCGCATGCTGCGCGCCCTTGCCTACTTCGACATGGGCGTCGAAGCGCGGTTCACCGAGTTGCTCGCGGCCATGCCGCAGGACTACCCGGACGGCGACATGATGCTGGACGGCGTGTTTCGTCTGGCCATGCGTCGCGTCGAAAAGGGCGACTGGTCCGGGGCTGCGTCGATCCTGGACCGCGCGGCGGAAATGGTGTCGGCTCGGGACAGTGCCCGGGGTACCGAATTTTCGGGGCGGGAAAGGTACTTTCGCGCTCGAGCCTGGATCGAGACGGGGGAAAAGGACCGCGGCTACGCCGAACTCGAAGCCATGGTGCGGGAGCTGCCACTCTCCTACTACATGCTGCACGCCTACACCCGCTTGGTGGAGCGCGACCCCTTCGGCGCGAAACGTCTACGTGACGAGGCGGCGCAGAAGTCGGCTGCGGAGCCCTTCACCTTCCCGCAGCGCCCCGAACTGGCGAGCGTCGGCTTCCAGCGCGCGATGGAGTTGCTGCGACAAAGCGAGTTCGAACTGGCGCGCGAGGAAATCGAAGCTTTGGGTTTGGTCAAGCCAGGCGCTGCGCCGGAGCTGCTGTGGGCCATCGCCCTGCTCTACGCTCGCTCGGGCTCGGCCCAGGATGCGCACCAGGTGACCCGCGGGCTACTCACGGATTGGCTGAGCCGTTGGCCCGCGGGGGATTGGGTGAAGGCGTGGGAGCTTGCTTTCCCGCGCCCCTATCGCGACATGGTGGTGCGCGCGTCCACGAAGAATCAAGTGCCCGAAGCGCTCGTCTACGCCATCATGCGCGAGGAGAGCGCTTTCGATCCGCGTGCGGAGAGCCCTGCGGACGCGCACGGTTTGATGCAACTCATCGTGCCGACGGCTAGGCTCCTTGCAAAGCCTGTTGGGCTGCCCTACGACCCAGCTTCGCTCAAGCGTCCGCGGGTGAACATCGCCCTGGGTACGCGTGGGCTGGCGGAGTTGGGCCAGACGTTCCGTCAGAACCCGGTCTTGGCCATTCCTGGCTACAACGCTGGACCGGGGCGACCCCGTCGCTGGCTGCGGGAACGCCCCAGTATGGATTTCGACGTCTGGGTGGAGTCCATTCCCTACAACGAGACTCGTCGCTACACCAAGCGCGTGCTCGCCAGTCGCGCGGCCTACGCCTACTTGTATGCGCCGGATTTGGCGGACGAGATGATGGTGTTGCCCCTGCGCCTGACGCCGTGA